DNA sequence from the Vicia villosa cultivar HV-30 ecotype Madison, WI linkage group LG3, Vvil1.0, whole genome shotgun sequence genome:
ATCGCAAATTTAAGATCAATTGGAAATCATAGGATCACGTTTACCAAGGTGGATGGCATTTGGGAAACCAATGGCGTCTGCATTACGTCATATGCTTCTTTCATACTTTCGTAAAACTGACTCAGGTTCATGTTTTTCCCCATGCTCGTTCGTGCAGTAGAGACAAGCTTATGCCGTAAAATCTATTCCGAACAAAGCAATTAGCAAGTTTCCATACATAGCGGAAAGTCCTATATTCAATGGTCAGTAAGAAATATGTTACCTGATGTTTTAGAGTAGCTAAGCTCTTGGTATGCATTGGAGATTGTGGAATCACACCGTTGGAAGGAGGGATTCCAATAAGCCCGCAGAATAAGGTCTGGAAAGTAAAATTGACAAGAATTTAAAATGCAAAAATATTGACTGAGATGGAGTAGAAAGTAGAAATAGGTTATCTGTTTTCATTAACTTCCATTACAATGGATTTCCAAGTATTTCAAAACATACCAAAAATCCGAGGAGTAGTAAGTCATAATGATAAGATGGAGGTTTTCTTAGATTGAACTCTTTTTGCTGCGCGAGTTGTGATGCAACGCTGTGATCGAAGTAGTAAAGCACGGCAATCATAGTTGCTGGTATAAATGCTCCAATAATGTACAATAGAGGCACATTCAACATTTCCTGCAAATTGTAACAAACAATTAGCAACAAAAATTATTATCAATAGTACCAAGTTCGACTTCtactgataaatttttttatCCATAATGCATAATCAAATTCACCTTTACAACAGTCCAATTTGAGTATGCACCAGGAGACCATGGATTTGGACTGAAAAGTCGCCTCGGGATTCCCCTTGGGACCTTGTTGACAGGTATGTAAGATACAGCAGTCCATACGAGAATCATTAAGGGGACTCCGTAATCAGCTATAAATCCTCGTAGCCAACCTACAATATATAACAAATTGGTTAAAGAAAAATGAGAATGTcgattaaacaaataatttaccTCAAACTTACAATCTAAAGCATAGTAAGTACCTGTCCCGTAACGCCAGGATCTAGCCTTGCGGCTTCCCAGACCGGTAAAAAGAAGGCCGAACGACAAAACTAAAGCAAACATTCCATTGCCAAACAGCCAAGAGGATTGAAGTGCAATCTGATTGGTACCTTCTGTCTGTGTCTTTGGTACACCAAACTCTTCCACAAGTCCCTTTAAAATGGAGATCATTAACCTTCTTATCAAATACTAGTTTCGTTTTAGGTAACTGTTAACAGAAGGTTCCTAATTCGAAACCGCATACAGAAGTTACAGATTACTAAAGAAAAATACCTTTATAGCCTGCTGCATAAAGAGCATTGCAATTAACAGACCAAATAGTTCACCGGTAAGGCGCGTGAACCGGTTGATTATGGAGCATGCACCGAGAATAGCCAGCAAGAACAGCAACAGTGCAGTCCAAACGCACACCCTAAAACATTATTCGTAAAAAAATATCAACAAAGTTACTTCAGCTCATTAGTAACTCCCTTATAAAAATAAACCGAGTAGGGATTTCCAAAGATACCATCCAGTCCAAGGCAAGAATAATTTGTGTCCTAAATCCTCACGATCCTTTGCGAAATTGTACATGAATGTATACATCAAAACGGTTGGCTCGGCTACACCTAGTATGAGGAGAGGTTGCCCTCCAATAACCGAGTGGACAATACCACATAGTGCAGTTGATGCAAGAGTCTGCACAGCAGTGAGAGTTCCATCTGTATAATATAACTTCTTAGCATATAATATGACATAAACAAACACCAAGAGACTGAACCTGAAAAATATTTGTGTACCAGTAGTTCTCTCGAGTTGCTCGCCAAATGATATAACAGGAATTGCAGAAGCAAAAAATATGTATGTAGTTGGTGCAAGGATCCTatatataaaacaacaacaaaattaaatcaTTCACAAATTCTCTTTATAATGTTTGGACAATAAAAACAAGCAAGTACATAGTTATATCACAAACCTTGCACCTGCGCGGAATCCACTAGTCCAATCTTGTTTGTAGCACATAATTCTTGCTTTGAAATCATTCTTAATTCCGCGAAAAGGAACAAATGTTTCTTCCATGAAAGTCTTTGAATAGTGCCAATGAACTAGTATTGATTGATCTTATAAggaaagaagatgaaaaataTGCAATTGGAAGATGCTGATTTTTCTGACTCAATTCAAGAGAGCTCTAGAGGTAAAAAAACAGTGCTTATTTAAAGCCGCATACACGAAAATAAAACATAACTCCGGGCAGGGAGACGAGAATTCTACATAACATCATCCTAAACAGAAAAGCTAGAAGCTGGAGTTATTTGTTGATTGTTGAGCACACCAGACTCATAGTGAAgtaaatgaatgaatgaaatccAGAAAAAAGTATTTACATTTTCAAAGAATCTATGAACAACTTTTGCATATATTGTGTAATGAATGAGAAATGAACTAGTCAGTAATTGAACAAAAAGTACTTGGATTACATATCCAACAGAACAAACACTTCACAAGAAGAAACACTGAACCATAACAAAACCAAGATCCAAAACTACCCTTGTTCTAGATTACAATAAAAACCCTCCATATGCTATATCAAAAGGAACAAAATTTACACCTAGAAACAAGTTACATGTTACACTCTCTCACACACACTCAAATTCAAAGTGAAGTTAATCAAATAAAAGTTATGAATTTATAGCTATGGAGGGCAATAGAATAAAAATTAACGAAAACCCATAATCACAACCTGCATTTTCTATAGTATAAAAGCTCTAAGAAGAATATTCATAAACAGAAGAGAACATTCAAAGATGCAGCTAGATTAGCGAGATTCCATGACTGAGACCATGTTGGGATTCGTTTAAAACACTTTTGAGGATTCAGACATTAATTGAAAAGCAAAAGGGTAGTTTAATCTGAAATCAAAATTACATCTTTCTGCAAAGAGACTTCAAAAAGGAACAATAACAAGAACAAGTTGAAGCAGAACAAAGAAAATGAAGTTGCAGTTACATTAAAGTGAGGAACAGGAATAATGAAGATTCAATGATAAACAAGATTgagacaaagaaacaaagcaagagTTTAAGGAGTAATGAAAACGAGAGAGGTATGAAGAAGAAAGAGTGTTTTTTGTGTGACAGTGGTTGAATGGAGTGAAGAaagtaatttatttatatataaagaaAATGTTGGAATGAAGAATGATAGTGCGACACATAGACATAGAAAACGGCAAAAGAAATGTGATTAGAGAATAGACAGACATGAGCAAGTTGTTTAGGAGTTTAGGTAAAACTGTTGTCGATAATGATAGTTGATGTTTAATATTTGTAATTCTTATATTTTAACTATCATCTAAAGGCcaacaaaataaatgaattttgtgTGTTGTTCATTTGCTCAACTCTAAAACAAACAAATTTGtctataaataaatatctaaaagAAATATGGTATTTTATATGTCATCAATCtaagattaaattaaatttttcaaGTTTGAAGTTCATAGGTCTATTTATAGTTTGAATGTTTAAAAGTGCTTTACAAATTGTTACTCAAATTTAAATAATTGGGATACGAGTTATTGGTgaatatgattttaaaaaaaatcatttaaagtaATTGGGATTCGGGTAAACTCGGACCTAACCCATGAAACGGACTCAACCCGACAATTGAAAAGACATTGAAAATTCTAAAATGAGAGTGAGTTGAAAAAAAGTCATAGTAAAAAGTGAAATATTGAAGTATGAAATCAGTCTCgtcttcttccaaaaaaaatgcaTTGTCTTCTTCAATTTCACTACTGAAAACATATACGACAGTACCATTGTAACTTAAACCTTTTTGtatcatcaatcacaaatgatcggtatcttttctttgtttgttttttcgTTTTTTAAGATTCCTTTTGCTTTggtttttattcttcttctttgatcattttatcatggTTAATATATTTTTGCGATGTTATCATTTTATCATGTTATTACTAAatgttgaataattataaattgaacgatgttttagttgaataaagttgCTAACTGATCTATAAGTTGGAAGTTGTAATTCTGTGGTTTTAATATTAAGAAGGTTGTTATGTtcctatgaataaatatgttgtgagttgttcagctgaatgctatgtatcatatttaaagaaatacaggttgctttgttgttttatgttgaaatgtgacatcctgttttatgtttgaaaattttagcactctgatttttaatataaatgtcgggtagaaaatggggtgttacaagtggtatcagagcaggtcggtctgtccggccagagtcgtctaatgttgtttattcctgtgtatgcgactagtgtgtgaaacactgtcgatacttgtttgttttctagttgattgttgcaggagttggtttgaagctaagtgggggagaagtggTGCTTCTCGGATATATTCACTTGtaggatgttggtagatcttggaagcGAGAGAGAGAgctggaacttatgttcatcaatctcAAATTCTGATTTATGTAATTATGGAGCAGCTGTTAGTaaaagaggcataactttttactcgtgatTCTAATTGAagcgattctggactttttggaaagcttacgaaattccctatagtttgcatataagatttgtcTTCAGGAAGTTTACGAAGAGGAAGAAAAGtgcattttaatatttgattctaatgctgatttttggaaaattctgcatacgaGAATTCAGGACCAGCCCCATCgcaaggatgataactttttactcgtaaatCGGATTTAAGCGATTCTTGAAGTTCTGGAATCTACACGAAATTCTCTTCActttggaatataattttgtgtttgggAGGTCTGTACTGAAAGAGATAAGtgtgtttgaagttgggtgattcttgctgaaaatttggaaaaagttgtagAAGTTGTTGAAGTTATTGGGAAGTTTTGAATTGTGAGTTAGGATCGGAAATGTGAGTCGGCGAGTACAATTTGGAAAAGAGCACTGTTGTAGTTAGTAACGGTGGTTTATGCTCCATCATGGTTGTCGGATATCTATtggcaaattgaggacttgatcacccttaatctcttgttaatagtagacgaaatcgtgttggatggtatagacgtatcttgctatcttgatggtgagtaaagTGAAGGATGCTATAACAAAAATCTGTTGATAAGAGTATGTTGTGATGTTGTATAGTCGAGTATAAGCAAGTTGAGGATGGTTGTGTcagatagattttcgaggacgaaaatatccaagtgggggagagttgtaacgccccaaatttaactaattatttaaattaaattaattaaggatttaataattggaaattggtcgaagttgggatttatcggAGAAATTTGATTATTATGTCGGTTTAAGTTGTTATGtggtaattattattatattggagttgtagaaataatataattattatattggagttgtagaaataatataattattattatattggagttgtagaaataatataattattattatattggaaTATGAGTTGTTGGTTAGGTTTATTTTATGGTGGTATGTAATAATAAGGAGGTGTAGAGAAGTTGAGCCCAATAgaggaatattattattattattattattattattattattattattattatatattggaTTAAATGGAATCAGAGGATTAAGTttattataagaaagaaataataAGGGTTTGGAGCTctagagaagaaaaagagatttatCGTAGAAAATTGCAAAGCTgcaaagaaagagaaagagcgaGGTTGGAACTATGGCGGCAACGAAGTGCAACCGGAATAGAGAGCgactccaatccaaggtaagagtgaggttctagctctataaacgggattatgatgaatgatatgtggggttatgattgtatggattgtcTCTGTTTTGTGTGGTTGTTTGTATCTTTGAGATTGAATTTTgttgatgttgaaattgattgatgtctatgaataaggttataaaagttcaatcaattgttgtgggaaattaacctagggtttataattattattattgaggaattaagtGCAGAAAAACGGATTAATGTTGGTTGAGTATAACTATTATAGTGCTATGTCTCTGTGTTGGTCGAAATTGATTTGCAACTGAATCGAAGgaggaaaattgagtttttgggtTGAGTTATAGGGATTTGGTATGATGGGGTTTGAGATTTGGGATCAAAATCAATGTGTTAAAATTCATGTTTTATGATTCCAATTCACTACTATATGTTaggtatgaatgaatatgtgtttgttttatgaaaaataattgaattggttagattttaatggaaaaatgcataaaacccgTAGCTGTTCCTGGGCAAAAATCTAGTTTTggagaaaacttcaaaaattcatatattttgatccgtaagtccgtttgagTCCCCGTTTGAAGCGCTAGAAAGCTAATAATgtgtattttcttataaaaatagttacatgttctggaaataaaatttaattggtgTGTAATGAAATTTTGTTGTTTCGGTGTATGATACCGGTGTTTGCGCTTTCCGGAAActtagaaaattcataacttttgactcgggtgtccattTGACGTGCCGTTTGGACCGTTGAAAAGCTAAAATTATGTTCtatcttataaaaatattttcaaacacagTAGATGAATTTTGTTGAATCGATATACATTTTCGTGTGTAATGTTGTGTAATTGTCGAACCGGGTGTACGCTATTAATCGTGTGCATGTTATATGAACTTGTGtgattgaattgcatgttgtatgaacttgtatgattgaattgcatgttgttacttctgttgtgttgttgttattgctataagttgttgcttcatacaatttgttgatataagttgttgtcGATATGTTGactaagttgtaggcctatggccagtgttgaAGCGACGTTGAGTACCTCTAATGTTGGTACAGTGTtgaattgttgtcgttgttgctttgttgttgttgttgttgtgacgttgtggttgttgttgcatgcatacatttgcattgtttaagttggccttgatggcaccacgttgaaaagttgaaggcttatgccttggccttaatggcaccacgttgaaggcttacgccttgttgaaatgcctcgataacctggcatatgtttaagttgggagttttactccaaatggtaccacatgcatttgcacagttgagtcgcatttgaagttgttgttgttgtttcgttgttgttgttattacgttgttgttgttgatataagttgtcgttattgtaagttgttgttataagtggttgttgttattaagttatgatgatttaaattgtgaaataattattataactattgttatagttgttgttgctaattgttgttactaattgttgttatacttgttactGAATATTATTATCataattgttgttggtaaataattattataaccgttgttgctatttgttattataactattgtttgaataagtatgaagtggtgatattgtatgatctaatcttaatatattatt
Encoded proteins:
- the LOC131661764 gene encoding boron transporter 1-like isoform X1, with the protein product MEETFVPFRGIKNDFKARIMCYKQDWTSGFRAGARILAPTTYIFFASAIPVISFGEQLERTTGTQIFFRFSLLVFVYVILYAKKLYYTDGTLTAVQTLASTALCGIVHSVIGGQPLLILGVAEPTVLMYTFMYNFAKDREDLGHKLFLPWTGWVCVWTALLLFLLAILGACSIINRFTRLTGELFGLLIAMLFMQQAIKGLVEEFGVPKTQTEGTNQIALQSSWLFGNGMFALVLSFGLLFTGLGSRKARSWRYGTGWLRGFIADYGVPLMILVWTAVSYIPVNKVPRGIPRRLFSPNPWSPGAYSNWTVVKEMLNVPLLYIIGAFIPATMIAVLYYFDHSVASQLAQQKEFNLRKPPSYHYDLLLLGFLTLFCGLIGIPPSNGVIPQSPMHTKSLATLKHQILRHKLVSTARTSMGKNMNLSQFYESMKEAYDVMQTPLVSQMPSTLGLKELKESTVALASSHGYIDAPVDEIVFDVNKDVDDLMPVEVKEQRLSNLLQASMVAACVAAMPLLKKIPTSVLWGYFAFMAIESLPGNQFWERILYLFTAPSRRYKLLEEHHATFVETVPLKAIALFTLFQTAYLLLCFGITWIPIAGVLFPLLIMLLVPVRQYFLPHFFKGAHLQELDAASYEEAPAIAFNMSFDDLSNHGNMANVSGGEILDEIITRSRGEIRRTQSSKASSSSATPIGGDIRPANSPQISRTIPSPRVTALRGESSSAGSNGKELKLKQIP
- the LOC131661764 gene encoding boron transporter 1-like isoform X2 produces the protein MEETFVPFRGIKNDFKARIMCYKQDWTSGFRAGARILAPTTYIFFASAIPVISFGEQLERTTDGTLTAVQTLASTALCGIVHSVIGGQPLLILGVAEPTVLMYTFMYNFAKDREDLGHKLFLPWTGWVCVWTALLLFLLAILGACSIINRFTRLTGELFGLLIAMLFMQQAIKGLVEEFGVPKTQTEGTNQIALQSSWLFGNGMFALVLSFGLLFTGLGSRKARSWRYGTGWLRGFIADYGVPLMILVWTAVSYIPVNKVPRGIPRRLFSPNPWSPGAYSNWTVVKEMLNVPLLYIIGAFIPATMIAVLYYFDHSVASQLAQQKEFNLRKPPSYHYDLLLLGFLTLFCGLIGIPPSNGVIPQSPMHTKSLATLKHQILRHKLVSTARTSMGKNMNLSQFYESMKEAYDVMQTPLVSQMPSTLGLKELKESTVALASSHGYIDAPVDEIVFDVNKDVDDLMPVEVKEQRLSNLLQASMVAACVAAMPLLKKIPTSVLWGYFAFMAIESLPGNQFWERILYLFTAPSRRYKLLEEHHATFVETVPLKAIALFTLFQTAYLLLCFGITWIPIAGVLFPLLIMLLVPVRQYFLPHFFKGAHLQELDAASYEEAPAIAFNMSFDDLSNHGNMANVSGGEILDEIITRSRGEIRRTQSSKASSSSATPIGGDIRPANSPQISRTIPSPRVTALRGESSSAGSNGKELKLKQIP